A window of the Linepithema humile isolate Giens D197 chromosome 4, Lhum_UNIL_v1.0, whole genome shotgun sequence genome harbors these coding sequences:
- the LOC105668055 gene encoding uncharacterized protein, with amino-acid sequence MGQDLFNQTMTEGGFELGVVSEPYRIQRDHPNWFTDPTGEEVAISWRPAATPRPCSKFGAGHEFVAIEWGEWVVLGGWYAPQSWKLLFFKIFLSGLGDCIRRCLPRPTLVAGDFNAWSTL; translated from the coding sequence ATGGGTCAGGATTTGTTTAATCAGACCATGACGGAAGGTGGGTTCGAGTTGGGAGTGGTCTCGGAGCCGTATCGGATCCAGAGGGACCACCCCAACTGGTTTACGGATCCTACTGGGGAGGAGGTCGCAATTTCGTGGCGACCAGCGGCGACGCCGCGCCCGTGCTCCAAGTTTGGAGCCGGGCACGAATTCGTTGCAATTGAGTGGGGAGAGTGGGTGGTACTGGGTGGGTGGTACGCCCCACAAAGCTGGAAGCTCCTCTTCTTCAAGATCTTCCTGTCGGGGCTGGGGGACTGCATCCGCAGATGCCTCCCCCGGCCGACGTTGGTCGCGGGGGACTTCAACGCGTGGTCTACGCTATAA